A genomic region of Pseudomonas sp. RSB 5.4 contains the following coding sequences:
- a CDS encoding translocation/assembly module TamB domain-containing protein: protein MKRGLKITALALLALVLLIVLSISAVLGTQAGSRWALGLVPGLSVENFQGRLGGQWSADHLLWQQGSSRVELNRPIFAWSPLCLTRMTLCIEQLKADQVILQFPPSEETSESGPIKLPDLQLPVAIELGDVQVGSLLFNGSEQLKGLQLAAHWTAQGMQIDSVKLQRDDLSLNLSGLLQPTGNWPLNITGDLTLPSPGAGPWTLALKVDGDLLKTLNLHADSRGYLDGQLSGELQPLAENLPARVRITSEAFKPSADLPDTLQFNQLVLTGEGDLKNGYQLLGNATLPAEKGPVALLLKGKVDASGAQIAGLDLSANDKQSLKLTGSVDWSKGLSAQANINWQDFPWHRLYPEIDEPQVALRTFTGEVSYTDGQYLGNFAADLDGPAGAFSLSSPFSGSLKQIALPQLKMQAGQGKAEGHVNVQFADGIAWDTALDLSALNPAYWVAELPGTLAGPLRSKGEMKNERLSLTADLDLKGKLRGQPAVLQAKADGAGEQWNLNALQIRLGDNSISGKGSLQQKLTGQIDIKLTRLAQLWPQLRGQVNGQVNVAGTLQAPQGKLELQGSQLAFQDNRLQSLNLDATLDSAQRAKIDLKGSGIQAGDTNLGVLTASAQGDIKRQKLNLDLLGPKLKLALGLDGNLDNGNWRGRLASGDIQAGGQDWKLQNPAKLERLADGKINFGAHCWMSGNASLCGEDQRLLPEPKLRYHLKQFPIESLAQWLPKDFAWQGKLNADLQLDLPASGPNGVVSVDASGGTLRMKEKDQWLDFPYQTLKLTSKLTPKRIDTDLNFVGGKLGELMVQAQLNPVAKNKPLNGSFRLSGLDLSVARPFVPMVEKLTGRLNGSGTISGGLLAPLVNGTVKLSDGEVSGAELPMELKDLQLQAVIAGESVRLDGGWKSGKTGQGSLNGNVAWGQALMVDVALKGTQLPVTVEPYAKLEVAPDLKISMAGDELKIAGKVLVPRGEITVRELPPSTVKVSDDTIIVGAQTEEGKPPMAMKMDIDVVVGDDKLSFAGFGLTANLQGHVHIGDNMDTRGELWLNDGKYRAYGQRLTVRRARLLFAGPIDQPYLDIEAIRQTDDVIAGIRLSGSAEQPTTQIFSEPAMSQEQALSYLVLGRPLSSNGEDNNMLAQAALGLGLMGSSGVTSSLAKDLGIQDFQLDTQGSGNTTSVVASGNISEKLSLRYGVGVFEPANTIALRYKLSKKVYLEAASGVASSLDIFYKRDF, encoded by the coding sequence GTGAAGCGTGGTTTGAAAATTACCGCTCTGGCGCTGTTGGCGCTGGTGTTATTGATCGTACTGAGCATCAGCGCGGTACTCGGAACGCAGGCCGGCAGCCGTTGGGCGCTGGGCCTGGTGCCGGGTCTGAGCGTGGAGAATTTCCAGGGCCGTCTCGGCGGACAATGGAGCGCCGACCACCTGCTGTGGCAGCAGGGCAGCAGCCGGGTCGAACTGAACCGGCCGATCTTCGCCTGGTCGCCGCTGTGCCTGACCCGCATGACGCTGTGCATCGAACAGCTCAAGGCTGATCAGGTGATCCTGCAATTCCCGCCGAGTGAAGAAACCAGCGAGAGCGGCCCGATCAAACTGCCGGATCTGCAATTGCCGGTGGCCATCGAACTGGGTGACGTGCAGGTCGGCAGCCTGCTGTTCAACGGCAGCGAGCAGCTCAAGGGCCTGCAACTGGCGGCGCACTGGACCGCCCAAGGTATGCAGATCGATAGCGTGAAACTGCAGCGCGACGATCTGAGCCTGAACCTCTCCGGCCTGCTGCAACCGACCGGCAACTGGCCGCTGAACATCACCGGTGACCTGACCCTGCCGTCTCCGGGCGCAGGCCCATGGACACTGGCGTTGAAAGTCGACGGCGATCTGCTGAAAACCCTCAACCTGCATGCCGACAGCCGTGGCTACCTCGACGGCCAGTTGAGCGGCGAGCTGCAGCCGCTGGCAGAAAACCTCCCGGCCAGGGTGCGCATCACCTCCGAGGCATTCAAACCGAGCGCCGATCTGCCGGACACTCTGCAATTCAATCAACTGGTTTTGACCGGGGAAGGTGACCTGAAAAACGGTTACCAATTGCTCGGCAACGCCACGCTGCCCGCCGAAAAAGGCCCGGTGGCGTTGCTGCTCAAAGGCAAGGTCGATGCCAGCGGCGCGCAGATCGCCGGCCTCGACCTCAGTGCCAACGACAAGCAAAGTCTCAAACTCACCGGCAGCGTTGACTGGAGCAAGGGCCTCAGCGCTCAGGCCAACATCAACTGGCAGGATTTTCCGTGGCACCGGTTGTATCCCGAGATTGACGAGCCGCAAGTCGCCTTGCGCACCTTCACTGGCGAAGTCTCCTACACCGATGGCCAATACCTCGGTAACTTCGCCGCCGACCTCGATGGCCCGGCGGGGGCGTTCAGCCTGAGCAGTCCGTTCAGTGGCAGCCTGAAACAGATCGCTTTGCCGCAACTGAAAATGCAGGCCGGTCAGGGCAAGGCTGAAGGGCATGTGAACGTGCAATTCGCCGACGGCATCGCCTGGGACACGGCGCTGGATCTTTCGGCGCTGAACCCGGCGTACTGGGTCGCGGAGTTGCCGGGCACCCTGGCCGGGCCGCTGCGCAGCAAAGGCGAAATGAAGAACGAGCGCCTGAGCCTCACCGCCGACCTCGACCTCAAGGGCAAACTGCGCGGACAGCCGGCGGTGCTGCAAGCCAAGGCTGACGGCGCCGGTGAACAGTGGAATCTCAACGCCCTGCAAATCCGCCTCGGCGACAACAGCATCAGCGGCAAGGGCAGCCTGCAACAGAAACTCACTGGCCAGATCGACATCAAACTGACGCGTCTGGCCCAGCTCTGGCCGCAGTTGCGCGGGCAGGTCAACGGTCAGGTCAATGTCGCCGGAACGCTCCAGGCGCCGCAAGGCAAGCTCGAGCTGCAAGGTTCGCAACTGGCGTTCCAGGACAATCGTCTGCAAAGCCTCAACCTCGACGCCACGCTCGACAGTGCGCAACGGGCGAAGATCGACTTGAAGGGCAGCGGCATTCAGGCCGGCGATACCAATTTGGGCGTGTTGACCGCCAGCGCCCAAGGCGACATCAAGCGCCAGAAACTCAACCTCGACCTGCTCGGGCCGAAGCTCAAGCTGGCCCTCGGTCTGGACGGCAATCTGGACAACGGCAACTGGCGCGGTCGTTTGGCCAGCGGCGATATTCAGGCCGGCGGCCAGGACTGGAAACTGCAGAACCCGGCCAAACTGGAGCGTCTGGCTGACGGCAAGATCAACTTCGGCGCGCATTGCTGGATGTCCGGCAATGCCAGCCTGTGCGGTGAAGACCAGCGGCTGCTGCCCGAACCGAAACTGCGCTACCACCTCAAGCAGTTCCCGATCGAAAGCCTCGCACAATGGTTGCCGAAAGACTTTGCCTGGCAGGGCAAGCTCAACGCCGATCTGCAACTGGATCTGCCGGCCAGCGGCCCGAACGGCGTGGTCAGCGTCGACGCCAGCGGCGGCACTTTGCGCATGAAGGAAAAGGATCAGTGGCTGGACTTCCCGTACCAGACCCTGAAGCTCACCAGCAAACTCACACCGAAGCGGATCGACACCGATCTCAATTTCGTCGGCGGCAAGCTCGGTGAATTGATGGTGCAGGCGCAGTTGAACCCGGTCGCAAAGAACAAGCCGTTGAACGGCTCGTTCCGGCTCTCCGGCCTGGACCTGTCGGTGGCGCGGCCGTTTGTACCGATGGTCGAGAAACTCACCGGGCGCCTGAACGGCAGCGGCACGATTTCCGGCGGGCTGCTGGCGCCGCTGGTCAACGGCACGGTGAAACTCAGCGACGGCGAAGTCTCCGGCGCCGAGCTGCCGATGGAACTCAAAGACCTGCAACTGCAAGCAGTGATTGCCGGCGAGTCCGTGCGTCTGGACGGCGGCTGGAAAAGTGGCAAGACCGGGCAGGGCAGTCTGAACGGCAACGTCGCCTGGGGTCAGGCGCTGATGGTCGATGTGGCGCTCAAGGGCACGCAATTGCCGGTCACCGTCGAGCCGTATGCCAAGCTGGAAGTGGCGCCGGATCTGAAAATCTCCATGGCCGGCGACGAGCTGAAGATTGCCGGCAAAGTGCTGGTACCCAGAGGCGAAATCACCGTCCGCGAACTGCCGCCCTCCACGGTTAAAGTCTCCGATGACACGATCATCGTTGGTGCGCAGACCGAAGAGGGTAAACCGCCGATGGCCATGAAGATGGACATCGACGTGGTGGTCGGTGACGACAAACTCAGCTTCGCCGGATTCGGCCTGACCGCCAACCTGCAAGGTCATGTGCACATCGGCGACAACATGGACACCCGTGGCGAGCTGTGGCTCAACGACGGCAAATACCGCGCCTACGGCCAGCGCCTGACGGTTCGGCGTGCACGGCTGTTGTTCGCTGGTCCCATCGACCAGCCGTATCTGGACATCGAAGCGATCCGCCAGACCGATGACGTGATCGCCGGTATTCGTCTGAGCGGCAGCGCCGAGCAGCCGACCACGCAAATTTTCTCCGAGCCGGCCATGAGCCAGGAGCAGGCGCTGTCGTATCTGGTGCTCGGTCGTCCGTTGAGCAGCAACGGCGAGGACAACAACATGCTCGCCCAGGCTGCACTTGGCCTCGGCTTGATGGGCAGTTCCGGGGTCACCAGCAGTCTGGCCAAAGACCTGGGGATTCAGGACTTCCAACTCGACACCCAAGGCAGCGGCAACACCACCAGCGTGGTCGCCAGCGGCAATATCTCCGAGAAACTCAGCCTGCGTTATGGCGTCGGTGTGTTCGAACCGGCCAACACCATTGCGCTGCGTTACAAGCTGAGCAAGAAGGTTTATCTCGAAGCGGCCAGCGGTGTCGCCAGTTCGCTGGATATTTTCTATAAGCGCGATTTCTGA
- a CDS encoding MarR family transcriptional regulator, which translates to MKHFTPDEFKHCHLGLLLGRAALLKDKIIDTHMDPHGITAAQFKVLIIMAQYGVDTPAELCRHLSLDSGSMTRMLDRLEQKGFLARQRSEGDRRQVQLKLTEQGQQLADRLPHIGADAMNELAGAVTTDELKTLEYILKKILLAAGDPITIQRLGEHNEQ; encoded by the coding sequence ATGAAGCACTTCACCCCGGACGAATTCAAGCATTGCCATCTCGGCCTGTTGCTGGGCCGTGCCGCGCTGCTCAAGGACAAGATCATCGACACCCACATGGACCCCCACGGCATCACCGCCGCGCAGTTCAAGGTGTTGATCATCATGGCCCAGTACGGCGTCGATACTCCGGCCGAGCTGTGCCGGCATCTGTCGCTGGACAGCGGTTCGATGACACGCATGCTCGATCGTCTGGAACAGAAAGGTTTCCTGGCTCGCCAACGCAGCGAAGGCGATCGCCGTCAGGTGCAGCTCAAACTCACCGAGCAGGGCCAGCAACTGGCCGATCGTCTGCCGCACATCGGCGCCGATGCAATGAATGAACTGGCCGGCGCCGTCACTACGGACGAGTTGAAGACTCTGGAATACATCCTCAAGAAAATCCTGCTGGCCGCCGGTGACCCGATCACCATCCAGCGCTTAGGTGAACACAATGAGCAGTAA
- a CDS encoding efflux transporter outer membrane subunit, whose protein sequence is MSSKTLRSSLTLVLSAMILAGCANYSGLDTQGKNLDAKSLKVGQSLNGVTLSPAAWPKSDWWTSLGDPQLDGLIREALHDSPDMQIAEARAHQASAAAYAADAERYPTLDASAGISRSRLAKDQDPLGKGDAYATVRNISAGFNYNFDLWGGQRDAWEAALGQARAAEVDRQAAQLTLAADVARAYSDLGQAHIVYDLANDDLKRTKQMLDLSQRRLSAGIDSQYQFQQTQSLEASSEASLIDAEKRLNSAKIALAVLLGKGPDRGNEIARPKVLQASAVAVPSVLPAELLGRRPDLVAARWRVEAASKDIDSAKTRFYPNLNLTASAGAESLLGDAMFGSASRFFSIAPTISVPIFDGGRLRANLDARDADYDLAVAQYNKSLVKALGDVSDTINQLRDIGRQIGAQQHATEIAQDSYNTVVQRYGSGIGNYLDVLSIEQQLLQAQRQLANLNAEQIDLSIQLMQALGGGFQGETLTAANATPATSHN, encoded by the coding sequence ATGAGCAGTAAAACCTTGCGCAGCAGCCTGACCCTGGTGCTGTCGGCGATGATCCTCGCCGGCTGCGCCAATTACAGCGGCCTCGACACTCAAGGCAAAAACCTTGATGCGAAAAGCCTGAAAGTCGGACAGTCCCTCAACGGTGTGACCCTGTCGCCGGCGGCATGGCCGAAAAGCGACTGGTGGACCAGCCTTGGCGACCCACAACTCGACGGTCTGATCCGCGAAGCCCTGCATGACAGTCCGGACATGCAGATCGCCGAAGCCCGAGCGCATCAGGCCAGCGCCGCCGCTTATGCTGCCGATGCCGAGCGTTACCCGACCCTCGACGCCAGCGCCGGTATCAGCCGTTCGCGGCTGGCTAAGGATCAGGATCCGCTGGGCAAGGGCGATGCCTATGCCACCGTGCGCAATATCAGCGCCGGTTTCAATTACAACTTCGACCTGTGGGGCGGCCAGCGAGATGCCTGGGAAGCCGCACTCGGTCAGGCCCGCGCTGCCGAAGTCGACCGTCAGGCCGCGCAATTGACCCTCGCCGCCGACGTGGCCCGGGCCTACAGCGATCTGGGACAGGCGCACATCGTCTACGACCTGGCCAACGACGATCTGAAACGCACCAAACAGATGCTCGATCTGAGCCAGCGCCGCTTGAGTGCCGGGATCGACAGCCAGTACCAGTTCCAGCAAACCCAGAGTCTGGAAGCCAGTTCCGAAGCCAGCCTGATCGATGCCGAAAAGCGCTTGAACAGCGCGAAAATCGCCCTGGCCGTGCTGCTCGGCAAAGGCCCGGATCGCGGCAACGAAATTGCCCGGCCGAAAGTCCTGCAAGCCAGCGCCGTGGCCGTGCCGTCGGTATTGCCGGCGGAACTGCTCGGTCGGCGTCCGGATCTGGTCGCTGCGCGCTGGCGCGTAGAGGCGGCGAGCAAAGACATCGACTCGGCGAAAACCCGCTTCTATCCCAACCTGAACCTTACGGCGTCTGCCGGTGCCGAATCCTTGTTGGGTGACGCAATGTTCGGGTCGGCCAGTCGCTTCTTCAGCATCGCCCCGACCATCTCGGTGCCGATCTTCGACGGCGGGCGCCTGCGCGCCAACCTCGATGCGCGCGACGCCGATTACGATCTGGCGGTGGCGCAGTACAACAAAAGCCTGGTGAAAGCACTGGGTGATGTCAGCGACACGATCAACCAGTTGCGTGACATCGGCCGGCAGATCGGGGCGCAGCAACACGCCACCGAGATTGCCCAGGACTCTTACAACACCGTCGTCCAGCGTTACGGTTCCGGCATCGGCAACTACCTGGACGTGCTCAGCATCGAGCAGCAATTGCTGCAGGCCCAGCGTCAGTTGGCCAACCTCAATGCCGAGCAGATCGACCTGTCGATTCAACTGATGCAAGCGCTGGGCGGCGGCTTTCAGGGTGAAACCCTGACCGCAGCCAACGCCACCCCAGCCACGTCGCACAACTAA
- a CDS encoding HlyD family efflux transporter periplasmic adaptor subunit — MATAENTQTQDNTPDTGNPRKRKVMLLVLAVVVLLAGAGVWAYHEFIGRFNESTDDAYVNGNVVEITPLVTGTVVSIGADDGDLVHEGQVLINFDPNDAEVGLQSAQAKLARTVRQVRGLYSNVDGMKAQVNAQQAEVQKAQDNYNRRKNLAAGGAISQEELSHARDDLTSAQNALANAKQQLKTTSALVDDTVVSSHPDVMQAAAELRQAYLTNARSTLIAPVTGYVAKRTVQLGQRVQPGTALMAVIPLDQLWIDANFKETQLRDMRIGQPVDIESDIYGSSVKYSGTVDSLGAGTGSAFALLPAQNATGNWIKIVQRVPVRIHINAEELAKHPLRVGLSTNVEVNLHDQSGPVLAQQPPQKASFTTNVYEQQLAEADAMIAQLIHDNSAAVSKTAQR, encoded by the coding sequence ATGGCCACTGCCGAAAACACTCAAACTCAAGACAACACACCCGACACCGGTAATCCACGCAAGCGCAAAGTCATGCTGCTGGTGCTGGCCGTCGTGGTTCTGCTCGCCGGGGCCGGCGTCTGGGCGTATCACGAATTCATCGGGCGCTTCAACGAAAGCACCGACGACGCCTACGTCAACGGCAACGTCGTTGAGATCACCCCGCTGGTCACCGGCACCGTGGTCAGCATTGGCGCTGACGATGGCGATCTGGTCCACGAAGGCCAGGTGCTGATCAACTTCGACCCCAACGATGCCGAAGTCGGTCTGCAAAGTGCCCAGGCGAAACTGGCGCGCACCGTGCGTCAGGTGCGCGGCCTGTACAGCAACGTCGATGGCATGAAAGCCCAGGTCAACGCGCAACAGGCTGAAGTGCAGAAGGCTCAGGACAACTACAACCGCCGGAAGAACCTCGCTGCTGGCGGCGCGATTTCCCAGGAAGAACTGTCCCACGCCCGCGATGACCTGACCTCGGCGCAAAACGCCCTGGCCAACGCCAAACAGCAACTGAAAACCACCAGCGCGCTGGTCGATGACACCGTGGTTTCGTCGCACCCGGACGTGATGCAGGCTGCTGCTGAACTGCGCCAGGCCTACCTGACCAACGCTCGCAGCACCCTGATTGCGCCGGTCACCGGTTACGTCGCCAAACGTACCGTGCAACTCGGTCAGCGCGTGCAGCCGGGCACCGCGCTGATGGCGGTGATCCCGCTGGATCAGCTGTGGATCGACGCCAACTTCAAGGAAACCCAACTGCGTGACATGCGCATCGGCCAACCGGTGGACATCGAGTCTGACATCTACGGCAGCAGCGTGAAGTACAGCGGCACCGTCGACAGCCTCGGCGCCGGTACCGGCAGCGCGTTTGCTCTGTTGCCGGCGCAGAACGCCACCGGTAACTGGATCAAGATCGTCCAGCGTGTGCCAGTGCGGATTCACATCAACGCCGAAGAGCTGGCCAAGCATCCGCTGCGGGTCGGTCTGTCGACCAACGTTGAAGTGAACCTGCACGACCAGAGCGGTCCGGTGCTTGCCCAGCAACCGCCGCAAAAGGCCTCGTTCACCACCAACGTTTACGAGCAGCAACTGGCCGAAGCCGACGCGATGATTGCGCAGCTGATCCACGACAACAGCGCGGCGGTGAGTAAAACCGCGCAACGCTGA
- a CDS encoding DHA2 family efflux MFS transporter permease subunit: protein MSNNASFTPPSLLLSTIGLSLATFMQVLDTTIANVALPTISGNLGVSSEQGTWVITSFAVSNAIALPLTGWLSRRFGEVKLFLWATILFVLASFLCGISTSMPELIGFRVLQGLVAGPLYPMTQTLLIAVYPPARRGMALALLAMVTVVAPIAGPILGGWITDSYSWPWIFFINVPIGIFAVMVVRSQLAKRPVETSRQPMDYVGLISLIIGVGALQVILDKGNDLDWFESNFIIIGAAISVIALAVFVIWEMTDQHPVVNLRLFAYRNFRIGTLVLVLGYAGFFGINLILPQWLQTQMGYTATWAGLAVAPIGILPVLLSPFVGKYANKFDLRLLAGLAFLAIGLSCFMRAGFTNQVDFQHIALVQLFMGIGVALFFMPTLSILMSDLPPSQIADGAGLATFLRTLGGSFAASLTTWIWIRRANQHHAYMSESISTFEPATRETLNHLGGASQSAYAQMDQILTSQAYMLSTVDYFTLLGWGFMGLILIVWLAKPPFAAKAGPAASGH from the coding sequence ATGAGCAATAATGCCTCTTTCACGCCGCCCAGCCTGTTGCTCAGCACCATCGGCCTGTCGCTGGCGACTTTCATGCAAGTGCTCGACACCACCATTGCCAACGTGGCCTTGCCGACCATTTCCGGCAACCTGGGCGTGAGTTCGGAGCAGGGCACCTGGGTCATCACCTCGTTTGCCGTGAGCAACGCCATTGCGCTGCCGCTGACCGGCTGGCTCAGTCGGCGTTTCGGCGAGGTGAAGCTGTTTCTCTGGGCGACCATTCTGTTTGTGCTGGCCTCGTTTCTCTGTGGTATCTCCACGTCGATGCCGGAACTGATCGGCTTCCGTGTGCTGCAAGGCCTGGTGGCCGGGCCGCTGTACCCGATGACACAGACCCTGTTGATTGCGGTCTATCCCCCCGCGAGGCGCGGCATGGCTCTGGCATTGCTGGCGATGGTCACGGTGGTTGCGCCAATTGCCGGGCCGATTCTCGGCGGCTGGATCACCGACAGCTATAGCTGGCCGTGGATCTTCTTCATTAACGTACCGATCGGCATCTTTGCGGTGATGGTGGTGCGCTCGCAACTGGCCAAGCGCCCGGTGGAAACCAGTCGCCAACCGATGGATTACGTCGGCCTGATCTCGCTGATCATCGGCGTCGGCGCGTTGCAGGTGATCCTCGACAAGGGCAATGACCTGGACTGGTTCGAATCGAACTTCATCATCATCGGCGCGGCGATTTCGGTGATCGCCCTGGCGGTGTTCGTCATCTGGGAAATGACCGACCAGCACCCGGTGGTGAACCTGCGGTTGTTCGCCTACCGCAACTTCCGCATCGGCACGCTGGTGTTGGTGCTGGGTTACGCCGGGTTCTTCGGCATCAACCTGATCCTGCCGCAGTGGTTGCAAACCCAGATGGGTTACACCGCGACCTGGGCCGGTCTGGCGGTGGCGCCGATCGGGATTCTGCCGGTGCTGCTGTCGCCGTTTGTCGGCAAGTACGCGAACAAGTTCGACCTGCGCCTGCTGGCTGGTCTGGCGTTCCTGGCGATTGGCCTGAGCTGCTTCATGCGCGCCGGATTCACCAACCAGGTGGACTTCCAGCACATCGCTCTGGTGCAGCTGTTCATGGGCATCGGCGTGGCACTGTTCTTCATGCCGACCCTGAGCATCCTGATGTCCGACCTGCCGCCGAGCCAGATTGCCGACGGTGCTGGCCTGGCCACCTTCCTGCGGACTCTGGGCGGTAGCTTTGCGGCATCGCTGACCACGTGGATCTGGATTCGCCGCGCCAATCAGCATCATGCTTACATGAGCGAAAGCATCAGCACCTTCGAACCGGCGACCCGCGAGACGTTGAATCATTTAGGCGGCGCTAGCCAATCGGCGTACGCGCAGATGGATCAGATCCTCACCAGCCAGGCGTACATGCTCTCCACCGTGGATTACTTCACGTTGCTGGGCTGGGGGTTCATGGGGCTGATTCTGATTGTGTGGCTGGCGAAACCGCCATTTGCGGCCAAGGCCGGCCCGGCTGCCAGCGGTCACTGA
- the lpxH gene encoding UDP-2,3-diacylglucosamine diphosphatase has protein sequence MILLISDLHLEEERPDITRAFLDLLAGRARSASALYILGDFFEAWIGDDAMTPFQRSICQALRQLSDSGTAIFLMHGNRDFLLGKAFCKEAGCTLLKDPSVVQFYGEPVLLMHGDSLCTRDVGYMKLRRYLRNPITLFILRHLPLSTRHKLARKLRSESRAQVRMKANDIVDVTPEEIPRIMQQYGVKTLIHGHTHRPAIHKLQLGEQAAKRIVLGDWDRQGWALQVDENGYALAPFDFAPPPQLAAPAN, from the coding sequence GTGATATTGCTGATTTCAGACTTGCATCTGGAAGAGGAGCGCCCGGACATCACCCGGGCGTTTCTGGATTTGCTCGCCGGACGCGCCCGCTCGGCGAGTGCGTTGTACATCTTGGGCGACTTTTTCGAGGCGTGGATTGGCGACGACGCCATGACGCCCTTCCAGCGTTCCATCTGCCAGGCTCTGCGCCAATTGAGCGACAGCGGCACGGCGATTTTTCTGATGCACGGCAACCGCGACTTCCTGCTCGGCAAAGCCTTCTGCAAAGAAGCCGGCTGCACGCTGTTGAAGGACCCGAGTGTCGTGCAGTTTTACGGCGAGCCGGTGTTGTTGATGCACGGCGACAGCCTGTGCACCCGCGATGTCGGCTATATGAAGCTGCGGCGCTACCTGCGCAACCCGATCACCCTGTTCATCCTGCGCCACCTGCCGCTGAGCACCCGCCACAAACTGGCGCGCAAGCTGCGCAGCGAAAGCCGTGCGCAGGTGCGGATGAAGGCCAATGACATTGTCGATGTCACGCCGGAAGAGATTCCGCGGATCATGCAGCAATACGGGGTGAAAACCCTGATCCACGGCCACACCCATCGTCCGGCGATCCACAAGCTGCAGCTCGGCGAGCAGGCGGCGAAGCGGATTGTGCTGGGGGACTGGGATCGTCAGGGTTGGGCGTTGCAGGTGGATGAGAATGGGTATGCCCTGGCACCGTTCGACTTCGCTCCGCCACCACAACTGGCAGCACCTGCCAACTGA
- a CDS encoding peptidylprolyl isomerase, with protein MTQVKLTTNYGDIVIELDAEKAPITAANFLEYVKNGHYENVIFHRVIKGFMIQGGGFEPGMQEKKDKRPSIQNEADNGLKNEKYTLAMARTMDPHSASAQFFINATNNSFLNHTAKTAQGWGYAVFGKVVAGTDVVDKIEAVATTSKAGHQDVPKDDVIIEKAEIIEA; from the coding sequence ATGACTCAAGTCAAACTGACCACCAACTACGGCGACATCGTCATCGAACTGGACGCGGAAAAAGCGCCGATCACCGCTGCCAACTTCCTCGAATACGTTAAAAACGGTCACTACGAGAACGTGATTTTCCACCGCGTCATCAAGGGTTTCATGATCCAGGGCGGCGGTTTCGAGCCTGGCATGCAGGAAAAGAAAGACAAGCGCCCGAGCATCCAGAACGAAGCCGACAACGGCCTGAAGAACGAGAAGTACACCCTGGCCATGGCCCGCACCATGGATCCACATTCGGCCTCGGCGCAGTTCTTTATCAACGCCACCAACAACAGCTTCCTCAACCACACCGCCAAGACCGCTCAGGGCTGGGGTTATGCCGTGTTCGGTAAAGTCGTTGCCGGTACCGATGTCGTCGACAAGATCGAAGCCGTTGCCACCACTTCCAAGGCCGGTCACCAGGACGTGCCGAAAGACGACGTGATCATCGAGAAAGCCGAGATCATCGAAGCGTGA